GGCCATGCCCCCACCCGCGACGAGCTGGCAGGGCCCCAGTGTCTCCGGGACGAGCGCTTCGTACTGGTTCGACGCGTATCGGTTGCCGTAGGCCACCACGATCTCGTTCCCGACGAACAGGTGGCGCCGCCTTCCATTCACCATGTGCAGGTCGCCGTGCTGGCCGATGGCGTCCACCCGCGCCAGGAGGAGGTCCCCCGCCTCGGGTCGGCCCTTGGGCGCCAGAATCCCCGTCGCCGCCCCTTGCGGGACGCGCCGCGTGGTGAACGCCCATGAGGCCAGACGCAGACGGATCCGATCCCGACGCTTCTGATCCATCGCGCCCTGAAGCTCCGGGCGCGCGGCACGCATGTCGAGGTAGGGCGTAGGGGGCGGCGGGGACGACGACGTTGCGCTCGCCTCGGACGGCGAAGGGTCGGGTACCTCCCCGAGTCGGCGCGACGAATCCTGGTCCATCAACGTACCTGTCTCGACGGGGCGGCCCCCCGGCGTCGGAAGAGACTTCTTCGGTATGGCTTCTCGACCCCAATCCGGTACGCCCGCCGGACCGCTCCGGCAAGCGATCTCGACGCCGACGGGCGCAAAACAACGTCACGATAGCGCGATCGGATCCCTTCCGCGAGACGAGTCTCGAAATGGACGTCATTGAGAAGGAGAGCAGTGCCGAGAATCACGCCTTGTTAAACTTCCGGGAGTTGGGCGCGTGGTAGGCTGCGGTCTTCCTCGACGTAACCGGCAATCCGGCACCAGACGCATGAATCTCATCGGGTTCCATTACAACCGTTCGCTCCTGGACCGGCGCTGGCGGCTCAGTCCGTCGGTGGTCAATCGGGTCGCCCTGATCGACGCGGCGCTCAGGGAGGCCGGGCTGCGACTGTTCGTCTACGGCCCGCAGCACGTCCGCGCCGGGACCGACCACGTGGAGGGATGGCTGTTCGAGGACGGCAACTACCTTCCGACGACGGCGGCGATTCCGGTCGTGAACGGCAACTGGACGCACCGCACGCGCCGGCTGCTCGAACAGGGGATGGGTTACCAGGAGTTCGGACGGTGGGCCGAAGCGCGGGGGATCCGCATCTACGTCCCCCACGCCTTCTCGGAGCTGCTGGGAAACAAACACGAGACGTACAAGCTGGTGCGAGGGTTCCACGAGTCCCTGCACCCCCATTGCGAGCTGTACACCCGATCCGAGCGGCAGCTCGAGTATTTCGTCGAGACCGGGCGCCTCACCTTTCTCAAACCCTGCTCCGGCAGCAAAGGCAACCGGATCATCACCGTTCGTCGGGACACGACCGGGCTGTCCGTGACCCACTACGAGGCGGGAGCGCGGCGCCGCCACGCGGTGGCGTCGGTACGGGCGGCGGCGGAGTTCGTGCGCGGGCTGGTCGAGGGGAAGAGGCAATACGTGATCCAGCACGGGGTCGAGACCCTGCGCCACGACGGGTCGACCTTCGACATCCGGGTCACGATGCTGCACGACGGCGACACCTGGAACTGGCTGCACGAGGTAAGGCGGTCGCCGGAAGGCAGCGACGTCTCGAACGTGAGCCAGGGGGGGAAGACGGTCGTCACGGAGGAGCTGCTCTTCGACCTGCTGGGCCCCGAGGGTGCGCAGGAGATGCTCTACGAGCTACGGAACGAGTCCTTCGGGCTCGCCGCGTACCTGGAGCGTCTCCATCCCGGCGACATCCTCGAGGTGGCCTTCGATTTCGCGATCGACCGAGAGGGTCGGTTGAGGCTTCTCGAGATCAACACCAAGCCCGGGCTCGCCGGGATCGGCGCGGACGTCCGCATCTTCGAGAGGCGGCCCGAGCAGGAGCCGTTGTTCGAGCGCTGGGTGTATCCGCACGCGCGGCACCTCGCCCGCTTCCTCATCCGCAAACATCAGCGCCTGCGCTGAATGCCCCGGTACTCCGCGTGCATGCGTGCGGGGCGCAGGCTGTCCTTGAGCTGCCGGAGCCCCGGACGGCCCGCGTCCGAACCGTCGTTGACGAGATCGAAGTCGCGCAGTCGCAGG
This region of Candidatus Polarisedimenticolaceae bacterium genomic DNA includes:
- a CDS encoding YheC/YheD family protein; translation: MNLIGFHYNRSLLDRRWRLSPSVVNRVALIDAALREAGLRLFVYGPQHVRAGTDHVEGWLFEDGNYLPTTAAIPVVNGNWTHRTRRLLEQGMGYQEFGRWAEARGIRIYVPHAFSELLGNKHETYKLVRGFHESLHPHCELYTRSERQLEYFVETGRLTFLKPCSGSKGNRIITVRRDTTGLSVTHYEAGARRRHAVASVRAAAEFVRGLVEGKRQYVIQHGVETLRHDGSTFDIRVTMLHDGDTWNWLHEVRRSPEGSDVSNVSQGGKTVVTEELLFDLLGPEGAQEMLYELRNESFGLAAYLERLHPGDILEVAFDFAIDREGRLRLLEINTKPGLAGIGADVRIFERRPEQEPLFERWVYPHARHLARFLIRKHQRLR